In Streptomyces rapamycinicus NRRL 5491, the genomic stretch CCGTACGACCTCCACGCCGCCGCCGACGACCGGCCGGTGACCGTCGACCGCCGGGAGGGCCCGTACGGCGAGGTGGTGCTGCGGCGGCGCGGCGGCGCGGGGTCCCCGGCCGACGCCGTCTTCGAGATCATCGCCAACGGCTGCTTCCTCATGGACACCTCCGACGGCCGCTCCGAGCGGCTGCTCATCCGTGCCGCCCTCGACGCGCTGCCCGCCGACCGGCCCTCCCCCGCGCTGCTCATCGGCGGGCTCGGCGTCGGGTTTTCGCTGGTCGAGGCGGCGGCGGAACCCCGCTGGGGGCGGATCGCGGTGGTCGAGCGGGAGGCCGCGGTGATCGACTGGCACCGCGCGGGCCCCCTGGCCGCCAGGACCGCCGGGGCACTGGCCGATCCGCGCGCCGAGGTCGTCCACGCCGATCTGGTCGAGTGGCTGCGAACGGGCCCGCGGACCTATGACGCGCTGTGCCTGGACATCGACAACGGCCCCGACTGGACCGTCACCGAGGACAACGAAGGCCTCTACTCCCCCGCCGGGCTCACGGCCTGCGCGGCACGTCTCGCACCGGGCGGGGTACTGGCCGTATGGTCCGCGCAGCCGTCGCCCGCGTTCGAGGAATCCCTCCGGAATGCCGGGTTCACACAGGTGCGTACGGAAGAGGTCGCCGTTGCCCGGGGTGTTCCCGACGTCGTGCATCTCGCGGTTCGGGGCGCGTAGCAAAGCCGCGTACGCTGGCTTTACGCTTGCTTGCCTACCAAACGCGGCTGAGCGATGACCAGGCGCGAGCCGCGGGTTTCACCGGAAGACGCAGGGGCGGGCGTATGGAGCAGACTCACAACGGTCACAACGGGACCGCCACGACCACCCCTGGCGCACAGCGCCGGGTCCTCGTCGTCGAGGACGATCCGACCATAGTGGACGCCATCGCGGCCCGGCTGCGCGCCGAGGGGTTCCAGGTCCAGACGGCGGGAGACGGTCCGGCGGCGGTCGACACGGCCGAGGCGTGGCAGCCCGATCTGCTCGTCCTCGACGTGATGCTGCCGGGCTTCGACGGTCTGGAGGTCTGCCGCCGGGTGCAGGCCCGGCGGCCGGTGCCCGTGCTCATGCTGACCGCGCGCGACGACGAGACCGACATGCTGGTGGGGCTCGGGGTCGGCGCCGACGACTACATGACCAAGCCGTTCTCCATGCGCGAACTGGCCGCGCGGGTGCACGTACTGCTGCGGCGGGTGGAGCGGGCGGCGCTGGCCGCGCACACCCCGCGCAGCGGGATCCTGCGCCTGGGCGAGCTGGAGATCGACCACGCCCAGCGCCGGGTGCGGGTGCGCGGCTCGGATGTGCACCTCACCCCGACCGAGTTCGATCTGCTGGTCTGTCTGGCCAACACCCCGCGCGCGGTGCTCTCGCGCGAGCAGCTGCTGGCCGAGGTGTGGGACTGGGCGGACGCCTCGGGCACCCGCACCGTGGACAGCCACATCAAGGCGCTGCGCCGGAAGATCGGCGCGGAGCGGATCCGTACGGTGCACGGCGTGGGCTACGCCCTGGAGACCCCGGCGGCATGACGAAGGCCCGCTGGGCACGCAGGATCCCCAGGGTCCGGGCAGGCACGGCTGCCCGGGGCCGGGCGCGCGGGGGCTGGGCGCGCAGGGCCCCCCAGGTCTGGGCGGACAAGGCCCCCAAGCTCTGGCCGCGCAAGGTCCCCGGGGCCTGCCGGCTGCCCGGGGCGCCCATGGGCCGACGGGCGTGGTCCCGCGCCACCTGGGCCCGGATCTGGGAGGCGCTGCGCCCCTTCGACCCGTACCGCTCGGTCAAGGCGGCGCTGGGGGCGCTGGTCGTCGGCTCGGTGATCATCACCACGCTGCTCGTCTTCGCGGCGATGCACTCCGACACCGAGCTGCGCGTCATCACCATCTTCTCGATCATCGCCTCGCTGCTGATCACCCAGTTCGTGGCGAACGGGCTGACGGCCCCGCTGGACGAGATGACCGAGGTCACCCGGGCGATGGCGAACGGGGACTACACCCGGCGGGTGCGGGCGGCGCAGCGCGGGGACGAGTTCGGCGACCTGGCCTCCGCGTTCAACCGGATGGCGGCCGACCTGGAGGCGGTGGACACCCACCGCAAGGAGCTGGTGGCCAACGTCTCGCATGAGCTGCGCACCCCGATCGCGGCGCTGCGGGCGGTCCTGGAGAACGTGGTGGACGGGGTCTCGGACGCCGATCCGGAGACCATGCGGGTCGCGCTGAAGCAGACCCAGCGCCTGGGCCGCCTGGTGGACCAGCTGCTCGACCTCTCCCGCCTCGACAACGGGGTGGTGCCGCTGCACGCGCGGCGGTTCGAGGTCTGGCCGTATCTGGCCGGGATCCTCAAGGAGGCCGGGATGGCCAAGGGCGCGGAGTCCCATTCGGGCGCCCACACCCGTAAGGACGTCCATCTCAACCTGGACGTCTCGCCGCCCGAGCTGACCGCGCACGCCGACGCCGAGCGGCTGCACCAGGTGATGGCGAACCTCATCGACAACGCGGTGAAGCACAGCCCGGCACACGGCCGGGTGACCGTGCGCGCCCGGCGCGGCGACGGCCCGGAGAGCCTGGAGCTGGAGGTGCTGGACGAGGGCCCCGGCATCCCGGAGGCGGAGCGGCACCGGGTCTTCGAGCGGTTCAACCGGGGCGGGCTCTCCCCGGTGGACGGCCGGCGGCGGCCGGGGCCGGGCAGCGACGGCGGCACCGGTCTGGGGCTGGCGATCGCGCGCTGGGCGGTGGATCTGCACGGCGGGCGGATAGGGGTGGCGGAGTCCCCGCGCGGCTGCCGGATCAAGGTCAGCCTCCCCGGACCTGGTCCGGAACCCAAACCAGGCACCCCCAGAGATCAAAGCTGAAGTAAAGTCGATCCCGTCGCGCACATACGAGCGGCAGGGGTGCACGTCTGCGCTGCCCCGCGCCAGAGGAAACGCACGAAACTCCGTGTGTTTCCCGGTGCGTCATGCGCTGAAACCCGCCAATCAATGTGACTTGCGCGACGATGACCAGTGCGGCCTGCACGTAAGGGTCCAAGAGGCGTAGCCTTTATTCCCGCTGTCCACCACCTTTAGGAAGCGGAAGAGGGCGGTTGCCGCCGTGTCGCCACAGTCCCCCAACACCTCGAGCGTCTCGACCGATGAACAGGACGGGCAGGGAAGTAACCCTGCCGCTGCCTTCGGCCCCAATGAGTGGCTCGTCGACGAGATCTACCAGCAGTACCTCCAGGACCCGAACTCGGTCGACCGAGCCTGGTGGGACTTCTTCGCCGACTACAAGCCGGGTCAGGACACCGGCTCCGCGGTGGCCGCGCCACCACAGGGAGTAGCCGCGAGCGCCGCCCCGGCGGCTCCGGCCCAGCCCGCGGCGGCCAAGCCGGCGGAGGCCGGGCCCGCCGCCCCGGCCGCGAAGCCCGCCGAGGCCAAGCCGGCCACCGCGGCCCCCGCCGCGCAGCCCGCGGCCCCCGCCGCCAAGGCCGCCCCCGCGGCCCCGGCCAAGCCCGCGCCGGTCAAGCCGACCCCGGCCGAGCCGACGGTCTCCAAGAAGGAGCCCGCCGCGCCCTCCGCGGGGCCCGAGCTGGTCACGCTGCGCGGCCCGTCCGCCGCCGTGGCGAAGAACATGAACGCGTCGCTGGAGCTGCCGACCGCCACCTCGGTCCGCGCCGTCCCGGTGAAGCTGCTGTTCGACAACCGCATCGTCATGAACAACCACCTCAAGCGCGCCCGCGGCGGCAAGGTGTCCTTCACGCACCTGATCGGCTACGCCATGGTGCAGGCGCTGAAGGCGATGCCCTCGATGAACCACTCGTTCGCCGAGAAGGACGGCAAGCCGACCCTGGTCAAGCCCGAGCACATCAACCTCGGTCTCGCCATCGACCTGGTCAAGCCCAACGGCGACCGCCAGCTCGTCGTCGCGGCGATCAAGAAGGCCGAGACGCTCAACTTCTTCGAGTTCTGGCAGGCGTACGAGGACATCGTCCGCCGCGCCCGCGCGAACAAGCTGACGATGGACGACTTCACCGGCGTCACGGCCTCCCTCACCAACCCCGGCGGCATCGGCACCGTCCACTCGGTGCCGCGGCTGATGCCCGGCCAGGGCCTGATCATCGGCGTCGGCG encodes the following:
- a CDS encoding spermidine synthase; translation: MQPQPPYDLHAAADDRPVTVDRREGPYGEVVLRRRGGAGSPADAVFEIIANGCFLMDTSDGRSERLLIRAALDALPADRPSPALLIGGLGVGFSLVEAAAEPRWGRIAVVEREAAVIDWHRAGPLAARTAGALADPRAEVVHADLVEWLRTGPRTYDALCLDIDNGPDWTVTEDNEGLYSPAGLTACAARLAPGGVLAVWSAQPSPAFEESLRNAGFTQVRTEEVAVARGVPDVVHLAVRGA
- a CDS encoding response regulator transcription factor, which gives rise to MEQTHNGHNGTATTTPGAQRRVLVVEDDPTIVDAIAARLRAEGFQVQTAGDGPAAVDTAEAWQPDLLVLDVMLPGFDGLEVCRRVQARRPVPVLMLTARDDETDMLVGLGVGADDYMTKPFSMRELAARVHVLLRRVERAALAAHTPRSGILRLGELEIDHAQRRVRVRGSDVHLTPTEFDLLVCLANTPRAVLSREQLLAEVWDWADASGTRTVDSHIKALRRKIGAERIRTVHGVGYALETPAA
- a CDS encoding HAMP domain-containing sensor histidine kinase, which codes for MGRRAWSRATWARIWEALRPFDPYRSVKAALGALVVGSVIITTLLVFAAMHSDTELRVITIFSIIASLLITQFVANGLTAPLDEMTEVTRAMANGDYTRRVRAAQRGDEFGDLASAFNRMAADLEAVDTHRKELVANVSHELRTPIAALRAVLENVVDGVSDADPETMRVALKQTQRLGRLVDQLLDLSRLDNGVVPLHARRFEVWPYLAGILKEAGMAKGAESHSGAHTRKDVHLNLDVSPPELTAHADAERLHQVMANLIDNAVKHSPAHGRVTVRARRGDGPESLELEVLDEGPGIPEAERHRVFERFNRGGLSPVDGRRRPGPGSDGGTGLGLAIARWAVDLHGGRIGVAESPRGCRIKVSLPGPGPEPKPGTPRDQS